A region of the Sardina pilchardus chromosome 3, fSarPil1.1, whole genome shotgun sequence genome:
TCGAGTGCCATGAATCAAACACTGTCATGTGAGACCAATTTACCAGGGACCTTACTGGAACCAGGGACTTCACTGTAGACTACGAAATCATTATGTTCTTATGCAGTTAGAAATAGTTTTGTGGCTATACTTCATGAGGTGGTTAAACTTAGCCTACTGTAAACCTGTTTTTCTGTCAATCTTAAAAAGTCAATGCAgaaatatcaataggcctaatgtcatagcctacatattcacattcagataaaaaaacaaaaaacaaaaacaatgacaaCACTGACATCAATATTCACTAACTCGTTTATTTGTTACATTTGTGTACATGCAGACAACTTATTGTACACTCACTAGATAAGCAGACATCCTGTGCAGGCCAGATTGGATCTGTCACTCTGTATTACAAAGTTCTGCAAATCTTCACTTATTTGTGGTCCACAACCTTCTGATCTACAGTTTCAACTTCCTTCGAGTCAGTTCCTACTTACAGTAGTCTGCCACAAATGCATGTCATTTCCCTAGTAGGCTACACTGTAATATCAGTCAATTACCAGTGTTCAGAGGTGCATACTTTTAGTGTTTTCAGTAAGTGCTTCACAGGCGCGTTGTTTGATGTCACAGCTTGGCACCAGGCCCAGGTCTCTCCACCCCCAGGGTTAGGGAGGCTGCCGCTGGCTCATCCACGAGCCAGAGCAGCTCTCCCTGAGTGGGGACAACGAGTGCTGCTGGAAGGGCTGGGCCATCACCACCCTCCAGAACTTCCTGTCAAAGGCAAAATAATTGTTCTGTTACTACTCTTGTATGATTTggggatccccccccccccatatataATTACATATAATGATGGAGCTCCACAATGCTTGTAAGAAAGGCCCTAAAACACATTTCCCCCAGATGTGCATCTCTCTCATACACCTCCACATCAAAAAAAATGTGGCGGGAATGCAGTATGGAGcagctcacatacagtacataccttcAGCACGGGTGCTTTGCTCCCTCCTGTGGACACGAACACCACAGAGCGAGCCGCGTTCACCACAGGAAGCGTCATGGTGACCCGGCAAGGGGGAGGCTTCGGGGAGTCACTGATGGGGGCGATTACCTTCTGGGTTTCCTGAAAAATGAATGagtacatattacataattAACTTTTTACGTTCATAACTATTTACGTTTTATTTTACATTCTTTACATCTTTATATTACATATTACAAAATACATGAGGAATAGTCAATAATAAATATAACATAACGTATTAAGTGACTTAAAATATTTAGGTCAGATATCTTTGCCAATTTCTTTCAACTCATTCAGTCATACTGCTTGCAGTCTAATAGTTCTGCATTTTAAATAGATATCCTTGACGTGGCAGGAGTCACATCACTCGCTACGTGATGGGACATGCTAGTGGGAGACAAAAGCGCAGCCTGTGTGGCCCAGGTCCAAACTTATCTGCATTTACTGAAGAGAAACTCCAGATTCAGCTACCACAGAGCGAGAACCTACAGCGCTATTTATAGGTTATGCAACCCCTAAACACTCAGTCCATACCACTTACAGAATATTTACTGTACATTTGTAGGAGTTGGATACAATGATTGAAATATATAATGAGTGTGTTTGCCTCTCGTCGTGTTACTGAAGAGACACTTTAGCTTTAGCTACTGTATTTATACATGTTATGCAACCCCTAAATACTCAGTCCACCATTTACagaatgtgtactgtactgtacatttgtaGGAGGGGTTAGAGACGATGATTGAAATATATAATGAGTGAGTTTGCCTCAGTTCTCCATATATGGTGTGTAAATCATATGTTTGCCCACAAATGATGTTACTAGAATTCTATAATAAACGTATGGAAGCACTCAAGTCTAACTTTAGCCCAGTAACATAAGATGGGTGTACCGGTACATGGTGTGCATTCTGTCAAAAACCTGTTTCCCTTCGAAAAAGAGGATAACTAAAATGGACAACATGTGCACAAATGTACCCTGTGCTCTCTCATTATATTACCAATGTGGTTGAGCTAAAAGATACATTCATGACCGTCACGATGATGATGTGCAAGCCAATTCCAGTCCAAAACAAACCATAACCCTCGACTCTCTTTGACACACAGTGGTGTCAAAACGTTAGTCGTTTCTTTTGTTTACACTAAGTAAAGACTGCAAGTTGAATCAGTGTGCTGAATCAGTATCTGTTTGTTTTAACCAACCATGGCCCTATTTCTCCACCATTCCCAGTCCTTTTCATTTTAAACATGTCACTCTTTCATGATTGGCATCATAAAACGATCCATTCCACATTTACTGGACCTACTCAGCAGGGTACACTGAGGCAGCATTTGCTGAGAACTCGGTCAACcctgtgtagcctataatgACATGCCTATGTGCCAGTGCCAAGGTCAATGATTAGAGGCCCGCTGTAGCATTGGCACATTCTGACCAGCCAAGTTTACTTCTTTCCTTTTCGTATAGGATCAAGAATGCAAGAATGAGAGGCACTGGGCCTTTGATATTTTTTGATGTACAATACATCATTAAAGCAGGTTATACAATTCCACAAAAATTTACCACAAGCACAGCATGATGTCTTCTAGCATAACTGCTCAAATAAAGTTACCAAGCTagctagcttttttttttacattttgttatttgtaGCTTTTTCATCAGTACAATTCTGCTGTTGGTTGTGTTTGGAAAGGACATGTGTTGTCAGTTGTATAGTAAGCCTGGTAGCTTTAGGGAGACAAAGACGCCTCTTCAACAACAATGATGATGACAGACCTGTAGTAAGGGATGGCCGGGGAACAGGGAGCATGTGTGTCCATCCGGCCCCATTCCCAACAGCAACATGTCAAACACCGGCACGTCCTCATTGGGGAAGACCTGCTCACAGAGCAGGGCAATAAAGCattgaactactcaactattaacTCAAACAATGATGTTACGCTACTGGGTGTATAATGTTACAAAAAgcacaaataaatgtaaaacttttttgaaatatttaaacagtagggttttttttttgtctttaccTGACTTAATTTGTGAGCATAATCTTCTGCACACTCCTCCACAGGTAAAGAGGGGTTTATTGCTAAAATACCCTCGTCTGGAATGTTGATTTTGGAGAAAAGTTGGTTCTGCAATATATTCCATCAAACATTTTACAAAGTCTCGGTTTGAAAAGTGAAGTGAATAAAACCTGTGATAAATCACATAATTCTTCTAGGATAAACCTTTTCTGTGATAAAATATTATTTTCGCATTATTTTTCCAATCAAAGTATACTGTAAACTAAATAATTAGTACACATACTTTGTACAGTCCATAGGTGCTTTCTCCGTCATCAAAAGGAACGAGTCTCTCGTCGCAAAAGCCTACCACCCACTTGCTGCAGTCCAGACCAGGTTGTGCAGGCAGCTCTTTGCTGAGCATGGACACTAAACTGCCCCCAGACAGACCCAGGGAGAACTGGCTCCTACCAGCGCTCAGGGCCTTCTGCGCCCGATCGCACACCAGCTGGGCCAACACGGGGCCGAGCTCTGCAGAGGACGGGAACACTACCACTCTTCTGCTGCTGGCCATGACTACCAAAAGCAGAATGAGCACACAAtcacataactttattataACAATTATAAAACATTATAAAATTATAACCCAAAGGAGTGCAAATGATTATATCTCTGCCAGAGGACTAATGTCTCAGATTTTGTGAGACTGCAATAAAAGCATGGTAACTTCAAGACAACTGAATATGTCAATAGgaaactagagatgtaattccaaggaaattacgagtgcatgaaaatgcaaaaatgatgaggacttttattttgaaacagttgtgggcagaggaaacagttgaacaggatatgttgtcttaagagagccagaaagcctgagacagagagttgctgccaggtggctttgaacacctggcttaagattctaattgcttaacgacttcattgtgatgtcataatccaatgttaagtctatgggagaaattattttttaaaaaattcatataaattaaacgataaagttttcaaagttgaaaattacatagctgaagtcacctaagtaagacctatgcagcgcagtttgaatgaagtttctacgtcgaacggttgaagctgaattgaacgcacaaaaagtgtctgaagaagaataataatatcgataataagaactagaaatgcaattccaaggaattaccagtgcatgaaaatgcaaaaaaatgtagatatggctactaaggtgtagctagggtaaacatggtggttgcatagtttaaagagagttgatggtgttaaggtagacattttaaagcttaaacattcctgttctaacttaactaatgatttctaacaggtattctaaaatgttgactatgctaacaatgctaaccaggttgataagttaacttagctgatgatttctagcagtaatgttaaaaatgctaactatgctaacattgctaactatgttaacaatgctaaccatgttgattagctaacttagctaatcattttagcagttgtgctaaaaatgctaactatgctaataatgctaataatgctaactatgctaacaatgctaaccaggttgattagctaacttagctaatcatttttagcagttatgctaaaaatgctaacaatgctaaccatgctaacaatgctaacttgctagtgaggacttttattttgaaacagtagttgctagggtatccatggtgcccactatcaggaataaagaagttactgtagtataatcatgttagttgctatggaaactgtcaaaaacgcttaatttgaatggttgctatgttggttgctaggtacatggaggtttcatttagttgactggaggcatagttgatgataactgacagttggaatggttgaacagttaaatagttgagtagtttcagtggttaaatgatttaatagtgtattattgcagtgaggacttttattttgaaacagttgtggaaagaggaaacagttaacaggatatgtagtcttcacagagagattgtatgcttaaagcctgagagagagagagagagagagagagttactgcagctggactggccacctggcataagattctaattgccctattatgatgtcataatcataatgttaagtctatggggggaattttaatagtttttatttaatagttcaaaaagtataaaagttacaaagttgaaaaatacatagctgaagtcacctaagtaagacctacggagcgcagtttgaatgaagtttctacgttaaacggttgaagctgaattgcacgcacaaaaacgttagaggaaaaataataataagaagaaacaggataacagtagagtgcattttcatgcactctaataaacagcataacagtagagtgcattttcatgcactctaattacaATGGTGCTTTTTGACAGCTGTGCTGTCAGGTGTTGATGATGGTGTCCTGACATGTTAATCTGGATAAAATATACATTATGCATAGCCTAGATAACGTTTGTGTTCTGCAATTAGGTCTTCCTACACCACGGAATCCTCTAGATCCTCGTGGGCTTAAGCAAAACGCATAGCCTACATGAAGAATCATAACCAACTTGGAATGTGAATGAGTGGCCTAACATTACT
Encoded here:
- the pgls gene encoding 6-phosphogluconolactonase, which encodes MASSRRVVVFPSSAELGPVLAQLVCDRAQKALSAGRSQFSLGLSGGSLVSMLSKELPAQPGLDCSKWVVGFCDERLVPFDDGESTYGLYKNQLFSKINIPDEGILAINPSLPVEECAEDYAHKLSQVFPNEDVPVFDMLLLGMGPDGHTCSLFPGHPLLQETQKVIAPISDSPKPPPCRVTMTLPVVNAARSVVFVSTGGSKAPVLKEVLEGGDGPALPAALVVPTQGELLWLVDEPAAASLTLGVERPGPGAKL